From a single Pirellulales bacterium genomic region:
- a CDS encoding polysaccharide deacetylase family protein yields MQLDLDSLPASLSRRVWGDFIRRSVIVGLLACLASVAVVQMVRAETWGEKLGYPAGKKVLILHADDIGMCYEANEAAKAYLKTGHIQSAALMVPCPWYNEMANWYIENPDYDLGLHLALTSEWKWYRWGPVAERAKVPGLIDNDGYLWRAVQSVVLAAKPEEIEAEIRAQINRAIARGTRPSHIDTHMGTLFARPDYTKVYLKVAEEFRIPAMAIEPTPKVMAKFKKQGYPVSEAGNKILTDYKLPKLDDFWAAPEGKTYEEKREKFFELVRSFDPGITEIIFHPSVQTEGLKAITGSWQQRVWEAQMFSDPAVLAFFEREGILFTNWKEIMRRFDKKEPATNKAGG; encoded by the coding sequence ATGCAACTCGATCTTGATTCGTTGCCCGCGTCGTTATCCCGTCGTGTGTGGGGCGATTTCATTCGCCGCAGCGTGATCGTGGGCTTGTTGGCGTGTCTGGCATCGGTGGCCGTCGTCCAAATGGTGCGCGCCGAAACGTGGGGTGAAAAGCTGGGTTACCCTGCCGGCAAGAAAGTGCTGATTTTGCACGCCGACGATATCGGCATGTGCTACGAAGCCAACGAAGCTGCCAAGGCCTATCTCAAGACGGGCCACATTCAGTCGGCCGCCTTGATGGTGCCGTGCCCTTGGTACAACGAGATGGCGAATTGGTACATCGAGAATCCCGACTACGACCTGGGTTTGCACCTGGCCCTGACGAGCGAGTGGAAATGGTATCGCTGGGGTCCCGTGGCCGAACGGGCGAAAGTCCCCGGTTTAATCGATAACGACGGTTACCTGTGGCGTGCCGTGCAGTCGGTGGTGTTGGCGGCCAAGCCCGAAGAGATCGAAGCGGAAATCCGAGCGCAAATCAATCGCGCTATCGCCCGCGGCACGCGCCCCAGTCATATCGATACGCACATGGGCACGCTTTTCGCGCGGCCGGACTACACCAAGGTCTATTTGAAGGTTGCCGAAGAGTTTCGTATCCCGGCCATGGCGATCGAGCCCACGCCCAAGGTGATGGCGAAGTTCAAGAAGCAGGGCTATCCGGTCAGCGAAGCCGGCAACAAGATACTGACCGACTACAAGCTGCCGAAGCTGGATGATTTCTGGGCAGCGCCCGAGGGTAAAACCTACGAAGAGAAGCGCGAGAAATTCTTCGAGTTGGTCCGTTCGTTCGATCCGGGCATCACCGAGATCATCTTCCACCCCTCGGTACAAACCGAAGGGCTCAAGGCCATCACCGGCTCTTGGCAGCAACGCGTGTGGGAGGCGCAGATGTTCTCCGACCCTGCTGTACTGGCCTTCTTCGAACGGGAAGGAATCCTGTTCACGAACTGGAAAGAGATCATGCGCCGGTTCGACAAGAAGGAGCCAGCCACCAACAAGGCCGGCGGTTAG